The following coding sequences are from one Aethina tumida isolate Nest 87 chromosome 2, icAetTumi1.1, whole genome shotgun sequence window:
- the LOC109604919 gene encoding aly/REF export factor 2-like, with protein MMNKEEMSLEEIIKTTRNQNKNKGGKGTTFKPKPNVTKQGKVVKKNVHSPATFKKKLQNPKWQMAFNKMHQNLGEFKITVSNLHSKVSDRDIKDLFSEFGPIKSSAVHYNQQGVSLKSAHVIFHTKEAASKAWKTYNGVPLDGIPMRIETSGPQSFGQLERKPKALKGSNNGVASWKVKPSFNGKPNKVGPWKGHKVTDKFSQKKKFVAKKGKCVKKPTADDLDAELDAYNMKRV; from the coding sequence ATGATGAACAAAGAGGAGATGTCCCTAGAAGAAATCATCAAGACCACAAGGAATCAAAACAAGAACAAAGGTGGAAAAGGAACCACCTTTAAACCAAAGCCAAACGTAACCAAACAAGGGAAAGTTGTGAAGAAAAACGTCCACTCACCAGCtacatttaagaaaaaattacagAACCCCAAGTGGCAAAtggcatttaataaaatgcacCAGAACCTCGGTGAATTCAAGATCACAGTCTCCAACCTTCATTCCAAAGTGAGCGACAGAGATATCAAAGACCTGTTTTCGGAGTTTGGCCCTATTAAAAGTTCGGCCGTTCACTACAACCAACAAGGCGTTTCCTTAAAGAGTGCCCACGTCATCTTCCACACCAAAGAAGCAGCCTCAAAGGCATGGAAGACCTACAACGGCGTACCATTAGATGGAATACCAATGCGTATTGAAACCTCCGGACCTCAGTCTTTTGGTCAACTGGAGAGGAAACCGAAGGCACTGAAGGGAAGTAACAACGGAGTGGCTTCGTGGAAGGTGAAGCCGTCGTTTAATGGAAAACCCAACAAAGTAGGACCTTGGAAAGGGCATAAAGTAACTGACAAGTTTTCGCAGAAGAAAAAATTTGTCGCAAAGAAGGGGAAATGTGTTAAGAAGCCGACAGCTGATGATTTAGATGCTGAATTAGATGCTTATAATATGAAAAGAGTTTAA